TTATGTTTTGTTTTATGAAACATAATAGGTTTGCTAAATGAGGCACTTTTTATTATGTCCTTTTGCAAACGCATTCATTACTTGAAGGGGGTGATTAACGAGGATAATTTGATTTGTAGTCTTTAATTAAAAATAAAAATTATTTCGGGGGTTACTAATGAAAAAGAAATCATTGGCATTTTTAATTGCTTTAGTTTTTTCAGTCATGTTCGTTGCGGCAGGTTGTTCTTCTGATAAAACAAGTGGGGAGAAAAAGAATCAGAAGGAAAAAGCGCAAGTGATAAAGAGCTGTTAATTGGTATGTCATTTCAAGAGATGAACAATCCTTACTTTATTTCGATGAATGAAGCATTTGAAGATGCTGCAAAATCAGTTGGCGCAAAAACAATTATTGCCGATGCAAACCATGATGTTAGTAAACAAATAAATGATATTGAAGATATGATTCAAAAAGGTATCGATATTTTATTAATTAACCCTACTGATAGTAAGGGTGTTGAAAGTGCAGTAGAAGCTGCCAAAGATGCTGGTATTATTGTCGTAGCAATTGACGCTCAAGCTGAAGGTCCAATTGATTCGTTTGTAGGATCTAAAAACTATGATGCAGGATACCTTGCTGGAGAACAAATGGTAAAAGACTTAAACGGAAAAGGTCAAGTAGCTATTTTAGATGGTATTCCAGTAGTACCTATTTTAGAGCGTGTAGAAGGTTTCAAAGCTGCTATTGCTAAAAGTCCTGGAATTGAATTAGTAGATACTCAGAATGGTAAACAAAACAGAGAAAAAGCAATGAGCGTAACTGAAAATATGTTACAAGCACATCCAGATCTTAAGGCAATTTTCAGTGTTAATGACGAGGGTGCTTTAGGTTCACTAGGAGCAATCGAGGCCTCTGGTCGTGATGTATTCCTTTATAGTGTAGATGGTCATCCAGAAGCGATCAAAGCAATTTTAGCAGATGGTCCATTTAAAGCGACTACTGCACAATTCCCAAGAGACCAAGTAAGAATCGGACTTG
The DNA window shown above is from Bacillus sp. T3 and carries:
- a CDS encoding ABC transporter substrate-binding protein → MSFQEMNNPYFISMNEAFEDAAKSVGAKTIIADANHDVSKQINDIEDMIQKGIDILLINPTDSKGVESAVEAAKDAGIIVVAIDAQAEGPIDSFVGSKNYDAGYLAGEQMVKDLNGKGQVAILDGIPVVPILERVEGFKAAIAKSPGIELVDTQNGKQNREKAMSVTENMLQAHPDLKAIFSVNDEGALGSLGAIEASGRDVFLYSVDGHPEAIKAILADGPFKATTAQFPRDQVRIGLGMALAKYWGAKVVPTAVPIDVKLQTKENAKGFSW